The Marinilongibacter aquaticus genome has a window encoding:
- a CDS encoding CBS domain-containing protein, with product MLISEYIDHNIPLLKSSDSVATALNYMEELKLEQLALVDGTHIVLFNEQHLLEYDEDLLLDKIPAKHVDLYIEDSAHPLAAAALMTQYDLEILPVVDADNQFLGIVPGHTLFRKLIGVQLEGHGSILRMQIKYNDFSLSEISRIVESEGFRIEGLFVEDLNEHEYVFILKLNKAEASMAISSLKRFGYKVEQITGLDSDHNLDKDRFGMLMKYLEI from the coding sequence ATGTTGATCTCTGAATATATCGACCACAACATTCCTCTGCTGAAGAGTTCGGACAGTGTAGCCACTGCTCTGAATTACATGGAAGAATTGAAGCTCGAGCAATTGGCTTTGGTCGATGGCACGCACATTGTGCTGTTCAATGAACAACATTTATTGGAATACGATGAAGACCTGCTTTTGGATAAAATCCCTGCAAAGCATGTCGACCTGTACATAGAAGATTCGGCCCATCCGTTGGCTGCGGCGGCTTTGATGACACAATACGATTTGGAAATCTTGCCCGTTGTCGATGCCGACAACCAGTTTCTCGGTATTGTGCCAGGCCACACGCTTTTCCGGAAATTGATAGGTGTCCAACTCGAAGGGCATGGAAGTATTCTTCGGATGCAGATCAAATACAACGATTTCAGCCTTTCCGAAATCAGTCGGATCGTGGAGTCAGAAGGTTTTCGAATCGAAGGACTTTTCGTGGAAGATCTGAATGAACACGAATACGTTTTTATTTTGAAATTGAACAAAGCCGAGGCTTCAATGGCGATAAGCAGCCTGAAACGCTTTGGCTATAAAGTAGAACAAATCACAGGGCTTGACTCTGACCACAACCTGGACAAAGACCGGTTTGGCATGCTCATGAAATACCTTGAAATATAG